A single window of Sphingobacteriales bacterium DNA harbors:
- a CDS encoding helix-turn-helix transcriptional regulator — MSYLGQKIREAREKQNLLLRQVAAHIEVDTALMSKAERGERNLNREQVIKLAQLLKASEDDFISFGCVTR; from the coding sequence GTGAGTTACCTAGGCCAAAAAATTAGAGAAGCAAGAGAAAAGCAGAATTTGCTTTTGCGACAAGTTGCAGCTCATATTGAAGTTGACACCGCTTTAATGAGCAAGGCTGAACGTGGAGAAAGAAACTTAAACAGAGAACAGGTTATAAAACTTGCTCAACTTTTAAAAGCATCCGAAGACGATTTTATTTCTTTTGGTTGTGTGACAAGGT